The Lolium perenne isolate Kyuss_39 chromosome 6, Kyuss_2.0, whole genome shotgun sequence genome segment CTTTTAAACACATGTATTTACTTTATTGATAAAAATTGGTAGTCAAAGTTTCCTTAAAACTAATTAAACTATGTGTATGCCTGCTATACTGAACCTAAGGCTGCTTTTGGCCGGATATGATAACAATGATATCAATTTGTGTCACATAAATTACATTTTAATAGAATTATTGTTAGTTAAAGGAAACAAAATAGGGTGTATCTAGTTCTCAGTTGATCGATAACTCAGTCATATGACGTCATCAAATTTTAGTTGCAGCTCATGAATAGCACGAATCGTAGAGAAAATCTAGCGGTTCGGATTTTTTTCTTAGTTGCATGTCCAATTCCAACTGAAAATATCTCAGTCTGCAATCTCACTTGAAACTATAAAAACCTTAGTTGTAATTTAACTTGTAACTCATATATATGCACGAACCGCGATGTAAATGAAGGATGTACGCCATAACTGAGAACTAACTTAGTTCTCAGCTAGTTGAGAACTAGCAAATTCCAACAATATATGTCTTATATTCTCTTGGCTCTGAAATAAGTTTTAAATTTGTCTAAATATAGTTGTATCTAGAAAAGGTTGTGACATAGGCATGCACAATGGTTGAGAAATCACATCTTCTATTATTCCTCCACATCATTTAGAGAAGCCAATACCTTATCTCTTGTTGTCACCTCTTAGGCTCTTATAATTAATGAAAATTAATTAATATTTAGTAGAAAAATATGTTGCTAAGGAAAAAAAATGTGATAAAATGGTGAAATTCGTCTTGTCTTGTTTTTCAATGCATCATCACTCAGCTAAGAAGTAAATGCGGTATTTTCTTTCCCAATCCCCTTTCCTCTGActcaacaaaatacaaaaaatatatgCGCTGGCTCTAAGAGAAGGCTAACGTTAGCCATTGTACATGCCTACCCGATTGTATTGTAGTAATACTACTACTCCTTCCATTCCTTATGAATAAGGATTGTTCATATTTGTTCTTTGACTAAAAAGTATTTTAAGTATATATAAAATCAGTGGTATAAAATCAGCATCACTAGAAAATATTTTTCAATATTAATCCAACTATACTAATTATACTCCCTCTGTCTCATAAAAGTTATatgagatttgtctaaattcaaaTATGTGTAGACACTAAATAGCAACTACATATATCCAAATTTAGTCAAATATCATACAAAGTTCAATGAGATAAAGGGAGTAtacaatataatcaagattttgttactCCTGTGGTTCATATTATTTAATGCGAAAATAGATGTATCTAcaattaagagcatctccagccccgTCCCTCAAAGCGACCCCCAAATGGCGCCGGAtcaagcgtttgggggacgtgttttcttCGTTccgtgtttgggggacgtcgctccccagcagcGTCCCCCAAATACGGCCCTAAACTTTTTTTGATAGGATTTTCGAAAACACAACTATTAATTAAACatagcatacaaataaatatgtttaCCAAAATTgctttcaaattaaaatacaataaacaataaaacaactaaacaaCTAAACAAATTTAATAAGTGGGGCTAGATCAAGGTGCCGCGACATTTGCTGATAATCCTTTGACCCTTCACATATGCTCAACAAGATCATTTTGAAGTTGCTCGTGAACATTCCTGTGACGGATCTTTGCGTGCATGTCGAGGAAATCAACAAAATATGCATGcacctcatgatcaacctccgcaaaggGGCCctaacactcatagggaccaacatgtctcTTGACCTCATTCTtgaggtcatcctcgatgatcatattGTGCATGATCACATAAGCCTGCATCACCTTCCACATTTGGTCATGAGACTAGCTTAGATATGGGTACCGGAAAATTGCAAAttgagcttgaagcacaccaaatgcccgctcgacatccttcctgcaagcctcctatcTCAAAACAAAGTGGCAATTCTTCTAACCCGATGGAACCGGGATTGTTTTgaaaaagtggcccattttggatatatataccatcggctagataatagcctttggtatattccaCTAGTGGAGACAGGGCATTCAGTCCCGACCCGTAACGGGCTTTAGTCCTAGTTGACCAACCAGGACTATACATGCGGGACTAAAGGCGTCTTTAGTCCCGGCCCAGTTACCAGTCGGGATAAATGTCCCTCCACGTGACCGCGATACAAGGGTTGGGCTGgagaacctttagtcccggttggtaatccCAACCGGAACTaactattattttcaataattatgttttaatttttctaatttcttttttcttttttctttttgtttgacTTGTTACTCTCTCACCTGGACCATTTTTTAATACTAATTACACTTAATCTGTAGTCAAATTGTAGACTTGGTCATAACTtctcggtcggtcacccatccgcaCACTACTCCACCCTTAACACGCTTAACTCCTCGGTTCTTTCCTGCTGCTACCATATCAATCTTATTAACTCTTATATCTTTGTATCACATTTCTgtattttctgaaaccaaaattaatttgtaaaccgcaattggacaaataatatatgctttattattagaaAATGTGGGGAATTTGAATAGGaaataattatgtttttattcatttttattattattagcaaataatatatgcattattcatataatatggccaaatattTAATATCTTAAAATCTGTaaaccgcaattggacaaataatatatgatttattatAAGAAAAATGTGTGGAATTTGAATATAAAACAATTATGTTTTcattcattcatttattattattatcaaataatatatatattattcatataatatggccaaataattaatatcttaaaatctgtaaaccgcaattggacaaataatatatgctttattattagaaaaatgtgaggaatttgaatatgtaATAACtatgtttttattcatttttattattataatcaaataatatatgcattattcatataatatggccaaatatttaatatcttgaaatctgtaaaccgcaattggacaaataatatatgatttattattagaaaaatgtgaggaatttgaatatgaaattattatgtttttatttatttttattattattaataaataatatatgcattattcatataatatggtcaaataattaatatcttgaaatctgtaaaccgcaattggaaaaataatatatgctttattattagaaaaatgtgagtgatttgaatatgaaataattatgtttttattcatttattattattattatcaaggatatatgcattattcatataatatggccaaataattaatatcttgaaatctgtaaaccgcaattggacaaataatatatgctttattattagaaatatgtgagtgatttgaatttgaaataattacgtttttattcatttttattattattagcaattgtatatgcattattcatataatatggcaaaataattaatatcttgaaatctgtaaaccgcaattgaaaaataatatatgctttattattgTAAATATGTGAgggatttgaatatgaaataattatgttttattcatttattattattattatcaaggaTATATGTCGCTAGTTAATACACATAGTTCGATATATCTTCTTCAGTTACAGCGTGATGGTGGAGCGTCGGGTGCAGCgtggtggtgatggaggtggACGTGGAGGTGGCGGCATGCAGAGATATAAGAAACACGATGGTGATGGAGGTGGACGTGGAGGGGAGGCGGCATGGAGTGGATGCAGAGATGTAAAATACACAAGCATATAGATCGCTAGTTCATACACATAGTTCGATGTAACTTCTTTGGCTGCAGCATGATGGTGGAGCGTGATGGTGATGGCGGTGGACATGGAGGAGGCGGCATGGAGTGAATGCAGAGATGTAAAATACACAAGGAAATATGTCGCTAGTTCATACACATAGTTTGATATATATTGAAAGACACATAGTTCATACACATAGTTCGATATATATTGAAGACGATTTATAGAAAAACACATAGTTCATATAAATATAGAAGACACACACTGTAGCACCACACCACCATCTACTCATCATCTCTAAATATTGAGACAATCAACATGGTTATTGTAGCCAACTAGCATCCAATGCCTCCTAGCCATCTCGAAGCCCAGACGAGCGTCCAGCACGGCATAGCGCACTTGCTCGTAGCTTAATGGAACATTAGCCCACCCAAATATGAGTTCATCTTCTTTTTCTTGCACGGCGTCTTTCTTCTTgtacttcttcctcttcttcttcttctcaagaTTTATCCCAATGATAGAATTCGTCAGATCATATAGACTCGGAATGTGATTATTTGTGGGATTCGGGAGTATCTTCTGGAGGTCGTACGCAGAAGTAATATGAATACCGTACGGACTCAGCATCTCCACATCCTTGCTGATAGCCGCGCCGCAAAATCTGAGGTTCCTGTCCTGCAAGAACTCCCTGAGAACTTGTGGCACTTCATCAGCATGGCAAATCTGGAATACCAAATTCTTGGacgtcactgatacgtctccgacgtatcgataatttcttatgttccatgccacattattgatgttatctacatgttttatgcacactttatgtcatattcgtgcattttctggaactaac includes the following:
- the LOC127310177 gene encoding uncharacterized protein, yielding MEHLARDPAPRTQVYHLMEEGMSFKVTVTLHARRVEKWIRAVKRDYLDNAQIKCVGLDCEFTNHHEGDQRAAVLQLSICHADEVPQVLREFLQDRNLRFCGAAISKDVEMLSPYGIHITSAYDLQKILPNPTNNHIPSLYDLTNSIIGINLEKKKKRKKYKKKDAVQEKEDELIFGWANVPLSYEQVRYAVLDARLGFEMARRHWMLVGYNNHVDCLNI